The Paroedura picta isolate Pp20150507F chromosome 17, Ppicta_v3.0, whole genome shotgun sequence genome contains the following window.
ctacctcctcttcctgcacccacacgggggagcatttggcctggtgcacctcatccagccccgatttgtgctcctgcacgggagctggggccgtaaagttcccagtgcataatcggtctaagtgGCTCGCAGttccaatttttttgaaaagtGATCAAACCAAGTGTTCGTGGAGTTTTGAGCTTCCAGTTGCTGATCAAATCTCATCAGCCCCCAGAAGTGTGCCTCATTTTTCTCTTTAGTGACTATCTCTAATTTCTTCCACATACCTTTTGCATaacctttattttttgttttgggcTTTTTTTGGATCAGGTTTACTTTTAACTTTGCTGCCCTTAGCATGTTAGATTCGCTCTGATCATATCTGATCCGTCTCAGGCAATTTAGTAACTTCATTTTAGGCTCTCTGCACTCTTGATCAAACCAATTGTTCTTCGGATTTTGCCCAGCCCTTATAGGTTTGTCGCTACTGAGCAGAGGTTCGAGGAAGCTAAGTATCTGAGCCAAAGGCAATAAAGCATCACACTCCCGGTCTGATGGTAACTGCTTTTCCCTCACAGTATGGTAAATTAGCAAAAGAATTAGGGAGGTCTTCCTCAACGGAGTTATCTAGTTGAACTGGCTCCAGTAAGGCCGGGCATTGTAAAATTAATGAGGGTATACTTGAGGAATTGAAGGCAAGAATAAAAAATTTTTTGCTGGCTGCAAATAATTGATGGGATCTACCTTTACGAGGTCTATTGAATCATGGTTCatctttaataattttatttatttatttatttatgatatttatataccacccaccccggaggctcagggcggtttacatggaacgtatgaacagtacatgaaacaatccataacatatgaataatcataacaataatactaataactgatagttgtaactgtgtgggttcttagatgctgctgaaCATGGAATTTCTGGCTGAATCTCCTGCTACACTCAGTGCAACTAATACGGTTCTCCCCTATGTGGCTTGTTTGATGGCGTTGAAGACCGCCATTAACActgaaactctttccacactctgagtattctcccccgtgtgggttctttCATGTTGCTGAAGAGTACTActttgactgaatctctttcgaCACTCTAAATATTCAAAAGGTTActccccggtgtggattctctgatgctgctgaagagtgcgactctgactgaatctctttccacactctgagcatccaaaaggtttctcccctgagtgggttctttgatgttcctGAAGACCGCCACTACGACTGAATGTCTTGCCACACTcagagcatccaaaaggtttctcccctgtatggattctttgatgttgttgaagaccaccactgcgactaaatgtcttgccacactctgagcatccaaaaggtttctcccctgtatggattaTTTGATGTTTTTGAAGACCACCACTGCGACTAAATttcttgccacactctgagcatccaaaaggtttctcccctgagtgggttctttgatgttcctGAAGATGATCACTGCGACTAAAtgtcttgccacactctgagcatccaaaaggtttctcccctgtatggattctttgatgttgttgaagaccactgctgcgactaaatgtcttgccacactctgagcatccaaaaggtttctcccctgagtgggttctttgatgtacCTGAAGACCACCACTTTGACTAAAtgtcttgccacactctgagcatccaaaaggcttctcccctgtatggattctttgatgttgttgaagtTCACCACTGCGACTAAAtgtcttgccacactctgagcatccaaaaggtttctcccctgtatggattaTTTGATGTTTTTGAAGACCACCACTGCGACTAAAtgtcttgccacactctgagcatccaaaaggtttctcccctgagtgGGTTTTTTGATGTTCCTGAAGATGACCACTTTGACTAAAtgtcttgccacactctgagcatccaaaaggtttctcccctgagtgggttctttgatgttcctGAAGATGACCACTGCGACTAAAtgtcttgccacactctgagcatccaaaacgtttctcccctgagtgggttctttgatgttcctGAAGACCACCACTGCGACTAAAtgtcttgccacactctgagcatccaaaaggtttctcccctgagtgggttctttgatgttcctGAAGATGACCACTTTGACTAAAtgtcttgccacactctgagcatccaaaaggtttctcccctgtatggattctttgatgttgttgaagtTCACCACTGCGACTAAAtgtcttgccacactctgagcatccaaaaggtttctcccctgagtgggttctttgatgttcctGAAGATGACCACTGCGACTAAAt
Protein-coding sequences here:
- the LOC143827122 gene encoding LOW QUALITY PROTEIN: uncharacterized protein LOC143827122 (The sequence of the model RefSeq protein was modified relative to this genomic sequence to represent the inferred CDS: inserted 1 base in 1 codon; substituted 1 base at 1 genomic stop codon), whose translation is MDRAQDASTCGKDSSWLGAFGRTEMPLNRRLLRGVESAAAPPVQGPFSLEEVSVSFTEAEWALLDPGQRALHAEVMLEISQAVAFLAKEARRPRETLVETDKGLAGQEFLANSSRGSQGQVSFPQELAETEDDQWNEEVEKLRVRKENVNDQERNQGQLQRKKGGHVVEKQAGIKINVHFPNHRIMEAKKCIHCGKYFKNRSQLLVHHRTHTGEKPFACSDCGKRFCQRSHLREHRVTHRVEKPFACSECGKTFSRSGTLQQHQKTHTGGKPFGCSECGKTFSRSGHLQEHQRTHSGEKPFGCSECGKTFSRSGELQQHQRIHTGEKPFGCSECGKTFSQSGHLQEHQRTHSGEKPFGCSECGKTFSRSGGLQEHQRTHSGEKRFGCSECGKTFSRSGHLQEHQRTHSGEKPFGCSECGKTFSQSGHLQEHQKTHSGEKPFGCSECGKTFSRSGGLQKHQIIHTGEKPFGCSECGKTFSRSGELQQHQRIHTGEKPFGCSECGKTFSQSGGLQVHQRTHSGEKPFGCSECGKTFSRSSGLQQHQRIHTGEKPFGCSECGKTFSRSDHLQEHQRTHSGEKPFGCSECGKKFSRSGGLQKHQIIHTGEKPFGCSECGKTFSRSGGLQQHQRIHTGEKPFGCSECGKTFSRSGGLQEHQRTHSGEKPFGCSECGKRFSQSRTLQQHQRIHTGEXPFEYLECRKRFSQSSTLQQHERTHTGENXSECGKSFSVNGGLQRHQTSHIGENRISCTECSRRFSQKFHVQQHLRTHTVTTISY